GCGCTGTTCCTGCCCGGCATGCCCAGCGGACTCGACTGGCCGCCCGAGTGGATCATCCTCGGTGGCTGGGCGCTGCTGGGCGCGGTGTGGTTGTTCGGACTCCCGCGCACCACCACCCCGCGTGGAGGACACACCCCGACCGAGACCGCGCACTCCGCCTACCGGCACGACACCCGGTGAGCCGAGCGGCTCCGCGACAACGCCCCGCCCCGCCCCAGTAGGATGCGGAATCGTGGACCTGCTGCGTGGAGCGCTCGAGACGACCGACGACCAAGCGACGGAAGTCGGGCTCGCACACGCGCTGGTGCGCCGCGTCGGACGTGGGGAGGCCGGACCCGCTGTTCGGGTGTACCGACCGAGCGCTCCCGTGGTCGCCTTCGGCAGGCGGGACACCCTGCGGCCCGGATTCGACTCCGCGCTCCGCGCCGTCCGCGAAGCCGGCTTCACCCCGGTGGTGCGCGCTCCGGGTGGTCGCGCCGTGGCCTACACCACCAACTCCCTGGTCGTCGATCACATCGGGCAGGACCCCGGTTTCCTGTCCGGCATGGACGAGCGTTTCCGCGGTTACGCCGAAATGTGGGCCGAGGTGTTGCGCCGGCGGGGCGTGGACGCCCGCATCGGCGCGGTCCCCGGCGAGTACTGCCCCGGTGAGCACAGCGTGAACGCCGGGAACCGGGTCAAGCTCGTCGGAACCGCCCAGCGGATGATCCGGGGGGCCTGGCTGTTCAGCGCGGTCGCCGTCGTCGACGACGCCGAGCTGCTGCGACCGGTGCTGACCGAGGTCTATCGCCGCCTCGACCTGCCTTTCGACCCGGAGTCGGTGGGGGCCGTCCGTGAAGAGGCACCGCACGCTTCCCTCGACGCGCTCGAAGAGGCCGTGATCACCGCCTACGACGAGCGTTTCGGCCTGGTTCCCACCGACGTCGACAACGAGCTCCTCGACGAGGCGGGCAAACTGCTCGACGAGCACCGCCCGAAGACCACGGAGGGCTAGCGAACGGTCCCCTCCGGGACGTCCACCGTTCTTCCCACCGGCAGGCGCCACGAACCCGGCACATCCGAGGACCAGCCGGCTCC
This genomic stretch from Actinopolyspora halophila DSM 43834 harbors:
- a CDS encoding lipoate--protein ligase family protein, encoding MDLLRGALETTDDQATEVGLAHALVRRVGRGEAGPAVRVYRPSAPVVAFGRRDTLRPGFDSALRAVREAGFTPVVRAPGGRAVAYTTNSLVVDHIGQDPGFLSGMDERFRGYAEMWAEVLRRRGVDARIGAVPGEYCPGEHSVNAGNRVKLVGTAQRMIRGAWLFSAVAVVDDAELLRPVLTEVYRRLDLPFDPESVGAVREEAPHASLDALEEAVITAYDERFGLVPTDVDNELLDEAGKLLDEHRPKTTEG